In the genome of Ananas comosus cultivar F153 linkage group 11, ASM154086v1, whole genome shotgun sequence, one region contains:
- the LOC109717124 gene encoding pentatricopeptide repeat-containing protein At2g33760, with amino-acid sequence MTGLSTVVAFAFVVQLSLLSRTIIIVELKALAFPALPLPTLRRTRRPLRPPPPRLRPPPRPLPLRLPHPLRRPLRXGASLPLLTTLLSLACAARAAPYARRLLASVPRPDPFLFASLIRSAARSALPLHALLFYRRSLRACLPPSSFAFTSLLKSCADLSASKSGRILHAHSILSAFDSDRFVQTALVVFYAKCGDLVVARKAFDRMPARNAVAWNAMISGYEQNGFGEKAIGVFREMRAAGEEPDSATFVGLLSAVSQVGTLGLGRWVDSYITERKMGVDVVLGTSLVNMYARCGLVRRAREVFDALPQKNVITWTAMISGYGMHGYGRRAIELFHRMRNEGPQPNGVTFVAVLSACAHAGLVKEGREAFASMKRDYGLVPRVEHLVCMVDLYGRARLLVDAMRFIRESIVGEPGPEVWTAMLGACKMHKDLTLGVEVAERLLAVEPDNPSHYVLLSNIFALAGRMDRVERVRDIMIRNGLKKQTGYSSTEINGTTHVFRMGDTFHPQTAEIYKYLEEMIRKIKEAGYVAETDSVLHELEEEEREVVLRFHSEKLAVAFGLMSTSDMTPIRVIKNLRMCDDCHLAIKFMSAVVGREIVVRDKHRFHHFKDGNCSCQDFW; translated from the exons ATGACT GGTTTATCTACTGTTGTTGCATTCGCCTTTGTCGTGCAACTGTCTTTGTTATCGAGAACTATCATTATAGTTGAACTAAAAG CCCTCGCCTTTCCCGCCCTTCCTCTTCCCACTCTCCGACGTACGCGCCGCCCCCTACGCCCGCCGCCTCCTCGCCTCCGTCCCCCGCCCCGACCCCTTCCTCTTCGCCTCCCTCATCCGCTCCGCCGCCCGCTCCGCNCCGGCgcctccctccccctcctcaccaccctcctctccctcgcctGCGCCGCCCGCGCCGCCCCCTACGCCCGCCGCCTCCTCGCCTCCGTCCCCCGCCCCGACCCCTTCCTCTTCGCCTCCCTCATCCGCTCCGCCGCCCGCTCCGCCCTCCCCCTCCACGCCCTCCTCTTCTACCGCCGCTCGCTCCGCGCCTGCCTCCCCCCCTCCTCCTTCGCCTTCACCTCCCTCCTCAAGTCCTGCGCCGACCTCTCCGCTTCCAAATCCGGCCGAATCCTCCACGCCCACTCCATCCTCTCCGCCTTCGATTCCGACCGCTTCGTTCAGACCGCGCTGGTCGTCTTCTACGCGAAATGCGGGGACTTGGTCGTCGCCCGCAAGGCGTTCGATAGAATGCCCGCGAGAAACGCCGTCGCTTGGAACGCCATGATATCAGGGTACGAGCAGAACGGCTTCGGGGAGAAGGCTATCGGGGTTTTTCGTGAGATGCGCGCGGCGGGGGAGGAGCCCGATTCGGCTACCTTCGTCGGCTTGCTCTCCGCCGTTTCTCAAGTCGGCACCTTGGGTTTAGGGCGGTGGGTGGATTCGTACATCACGGAGAGAAAAATGGGTGTTGACGTTGTTCTCGGGACCTCTCTCGTGAATATGTACGCTCGGTGCGGGCTCGTGCGTAGAGCTCGCGAGGTATTCGACGCGCTCCCGCAAAAGAATGTTATCACTTGGACGGCGATGATTTCGGGATACGGCATGCACGGCTACGGCCGTCGAGCGATCGAATTGTTCCACAGGATGCGAAACGAGGGCCCGCAGCCGAACGGCGTTACGTTCGTCGCGGTTCTTTCTGCGTGCGCCCATGCAGGACTGGTTAAAGAAGGACGCGAGGCCTTTGCATCTATGAAGAGGGATTACGGGTTGGTTCCCCGAGTAGAGCACCTTGTTTGCATGGTTGATTTGTACGGGAGGGCCAGACTTCTTGTTGATGCGATGCGATTCATTAGGGAGTCGATAGTAGGAGAGCCGGGGCCCGAAGTTTGGACAGCTATGCTCGGGGCCTGCAAGATGCATAAGGATTTAACTCTTGGAGTAGAGGTGGCCGAACGGCTTCTAGCTGTCGAGCCTGATAACCCGTCTCATTATGTTcttctttctaatatatttgCGTTAGCAGGTAGGATGGATCGAGTCGAGAGGGTAAGAGATATCATGATCCGTAATGGTTTGAAGAAGCAAACTGGGTATAGCTCGACTGAGATCAATGGTACGACCCATGTGTTCCGGATGGGCGATACATTTCACCCACAAACTGCTGAGATTTATAAATATTTGGAGGAAATGATACGTAAAATTAAGGAAGCGGGGTATGTGGCAGAAACCGACTCGGTGTTGCATGAAttggaagaagaggagagggaggttGTGCTTAGGTTTCATAGTGAGAAGTTGGCTGTGGCATTTGGGCTAATGAGTACGAGTGACATGACTCCAATCAGGGTCATAAAGAACCTTAGGATGTGTGACGATTGCCACCTCGCCATCAAGTTTATGTCAGCTGTTGTGGGTAGAGAAATAGTAGTCAGAGATAAGCATCGCTTCCACCATTTCAAAGATGGCAATTGTTCTTGTCAGGACTTTTGGTGA
- the LOC109716997 gene encoding protein PLANT CADMIUM RESISTANCE 8 gives MTAYFPCVTFGQIAEILDEGQTSCALGSFLYMFMGPALCTCWVLGANYRSKLREKYNLVEAPAEDWVLHLFCSCCALCQEFRELQNRGIDPSLGWMGHLAQKQEARTVPPQTQSMSA, from the exons ATGACGGCCTATTTTCCATGTGTAACGTTTGGGCAGATTGCAGAGATATTGGACGAAGGGCAGACCA GTTGTGCTCTGGGCAGTTTCCTGTACATGTTCATGGGTCCAGCTCTGTGCACCTGCTGGGTGTTGGGGGCCAACTACAGGAGCAAACTGAGAGAGAAGTATAATCTGGTGGAAGCCCCAGCTGAGGACTGGGTGCTCCATCTCTTCTGCTCATGCTGTGCTCTCTGTCAGGAGTTCAGGGAGCTCCAGAACAGAGGCATTGACCCTTCTCTAG GTTGGATGGGACATCTTGCCCAGAAGCAAGAGGCAAGGACTGTTCCTCCCCAGACCCAATCCATGAGCGCATGA